The genomic region TTCAAGCAATACAAGGGTGGTAAGCAAGCCCTCAAAGATGTCAATCTCGACATAGGCAGCGGCATGTTCGGCCTGCTCGGTCCAAATGGCGCGGGCAAGACCACCCTGATGAGGATTCTTGTAACTCTGATGAAGCAGACTTCCGGAGAGGTTACGATAGACGGTCTCGATCTGCATAAGAACAGAAAACATATCAGGAAGATGCTAGGGTATCTCCCGCAGGATTTCAGCGTGTTTTCACGATTAAAAACGTGGGAATTCCTCGATTACTCGGCACGGCTCGCCGGGCTGCGTGGTCGCAAGCTGCGGCTCGAACAAGTCGACCGTGCGCTGGAGGAGGTCGGCCTTTTCGATGTTCGCGAGCGAAGAGCTACAAAACTGTCGGGAGGGATGAAAAGGCGCCTCGGTATTGCGCAAACGATGATCGGTGATCCGAAGATTATGATCGTAGATGAACCGACCGTCGGGCTCGATCCGGAAGAGCGACTTCGATTTCGCAACACGCTCGCTGACCTTTCGAGAAAGGATATGATTATTATTTTGTCGACTCATATTGTCGGAGATATTTCATCAACCTGCGGAGACATGGCCATTCTCAACGAAGGGGAGATAGTCTTCAACGGTTCTCCTCAATCTCTCATAGAATCGGCTGAAGGGAACGTATGGATGTGTAGCGCCACAGATGCAGAACTTGATGATTTGAAGAGGACTTATCCCGTTATCTCCACTGTACCTTCAGAGCAAGGTTGGGAAGTCAGGCTTGTCGGCAAGAAATTGGGCGGGCACAAAACCACTCTTGCAGCTCCCAATCTCGAGGACGCTTATATCTGTTTCATGCAGAGAATCGGTGGAGAAGAAAATGTCCTCGCAGAGTATGAGGCATGGTGACATGTTGATCGGAGAACGTACGTGATATCGCCATTTCTTATCTGGACAATCGCAGTCTATGAAGTCAAACTGCTTCTGCGTGACTGGTCGTTCCGGATATTCGTACTGATCGGTCTTTTCGTGGAAATCGTAATGAACATCGGTTTTGCGACGAAAGCGGGACAGGTACCATATCCATTTCACGCGCTCGCCGGATCACTTCCGATGATGAATCTCAAGCTGCTGAACGTGTATCAGGGGGCAATCGCCGCCTTTCTCGCATCTGATTTCATCAAGCGCGACCGCAAACACGATTCGACTCAAGTAGTCCACACTCGCTCGATGACCAATGCCGACTACATCATCGGCAAGTCAGCAGGAATTCTCGCTGTCTTTGCACTCCTGAATGCACTTGTCCTCCTCATCGGATTCGCATTCCATGTGATTTTCTCAGATACGCCGTTCGCCTGGCAACCTTACGTCTATTATGCGCTGCTGCTGAACCTCCCAACACTGATCTTCATGATTGGAATCTCATCACTGCTGATGAATCTGATTCGGAGTCAGGCGGTCGTGTTCGTGATCCTGCTCGGTTTCGAAGTGGCATCTCTCATCTATCTCGGACGGCACATGTTCTTCGTTTTCGACATCTTTGCATTCTACCTGCCGGTCATGTACAGTGATTTTGTCGGACTGGGTAATGCAGACAGCCTGCTCGCCATACGGGGAGCATATTTCCTGCTCGGTCTCGCTCTAATCGGGCTGTCAATCCTTTTCATGAAGAGGTTGCGTCAGTCGAATCTGGTCAACATTATTGTTGGAACAGTCTCCCTCGCGGCCTTCGTGGCTGCAAGTGTGCTCGGATACAACTACATGAATGACAATCTCGAAAATAGAGATTTTCGAACACTGCTCAAAGAGACAAGTTGCACTGTTACTGACATCCCGATTGCAACCACCATCGACTGCTCGATTAAGCTCGACCATAATGGGAGAATGATTAACGCTGTAGCCGATCTGGTTGTCGTCAATCACACCGGAAGCGATCTTGACTCTCTTCTCATCGTGCTGAATCCCGGATTGACCGTCACTTCGGTGGCGTCGGCATCAAATCCATGCAACTTCCGCAGAAACGAGCATTTGCTGTGGATCAAATCGAGCAGACCGCTGATTCCGGGAGCCAATGACACGATTTCGATCACGTATTCCGGGTCTATTGACGAGCGCATCTGCTACCTTGATCTCGATGAAGAGCGAATCGAGGGCATATTCTCCTGGTTTCTCTTCTCCGTGCCGAAACGGTATGCTTTCATCGAAAATGACTTCGTTCTTCTAACTCCGGAGACAATCTGGTATCCTGTAACAGGTTTGACTGACGGACTTAGCTATCCGAAATCAGCAACGCGTGACTTTGTGAACTTCGAGCTGGATGTCCGTGTCAGGCATGACTTGACCGCAATTTCTCAGGGAAGAACAACTATTGACACGACTACATCAGACCGCAGTTTCTCATTTAGGCCGGATGTTCCGTTGCAACAGGTATCATTGGCTGTGGGCAGATATGAGTCGCTCTCTATCGAAGTCGACAGTACGGTATATGCCCTGCACATACTCCCGGGACATAGATACTTCGACAAATATTTCGATCAGATAGTTGACTCCCTCCCCTACCTCATACGTGAAATGAGAAACGACTACGAATTGCAGATTGGACTCGATTA from Candidatus Zixiibacteriota bacterium harbors:
- a CDS encoding ABC transporter ATP-binding protein; translation: MRIAIHDLFKQYKGGKQALKDVNLDIGSGMFGLLGPNGAGKTTLMRILVTLMKQTSGEVTIDGLDLHKNRKHIRKMLGYLPQDFSVFSRLKTWEFLDYSARLAGLRGRKLRLEQVDRALEEVGLFDVRERRATKLSGGMKRRLGIAQTMIGDPKIMIVDEPTVGLDPEERLRFRNTLADLSRKDMIIILSTHIVGDISSTCGDMAILNEGEIVFNGSPQSLIESAEGNVWMCSATDAELDDLKRTYPVISTVPSEQGWEVRLVGKKLGGHKTTLAAPNLEDAYICFMQRIGGEENVLAEYEAW